One window from the genome of Nitrospirota bacterium encodes:
- a CDS encoding Uma2 family endonuclease has protein sequence MQTIERDLDLTEIINGEEIMGPSPFGKHQHIVGNIFRQLDRFVIEKKLGAVYLAPLDVIFEEGENRLQPDILFIRNENMAIFQDWVRGVPDMVCEIVSPGTYEKDTEIKKAVYERYKVPEYWIVIPELMTVEIFIIENNRYIKHSFAELEGVVTSKIIEGLVVNIKDIFA, from the coding sequence ATGCAAACTATCGAAAGAGATCTGGATTTGACGGAAATCATCAATGGGGAGGAAATCATGGGACCCAGCCCGTTTGGAAAACATCAGCACATTGTAGGCAATATTTTTAGACAATTAGACAGATTCGTTATAGAAAAAAAATTGGGAGCTGTGTACCTTGCTCCACTTGACGTTATATTTGAAGAGGGTGAAAACAGGCTTCAACCCGATATATTATTTATACGAAACGAAAACATGGCAATCTTTCAGGACTGGGTAAGAGGAGTGCCTGATATGGTCTGTGAGATAGTGTCTCCCGGAACGTATGAAAAAGATACCGAAATAAAGAAGGCTGTCTATGAACGATACAAAGTGCCGGAGTACTGGATTGTAATTCCTGAGCTTATGACAGTGGAGATTTTTATAATAGAAAACAACAGGTACATAAAACACTCTTTTGCAGAACTTGAAGGCGTCGTTACATCTAAAATAATAGAAGGCCTTGTGGTCAATATCAAAGATATTTTTGCTTAA